In one Silene latifolia isolate original U9 population chromosome 10, ASM4854445v1, whole genome shotgun sequence genomic region, the following are encoded:
- the LOC141609293 gene encoding uncharacterized protein LOC141609293 gives MLKILVDEKNKGTSKYNWISIAKVFSAQVGTEINEKQARNHFSDSKEKFKSWEELQNLTGIAYDPRTKKVDVQEESLERYKAYLERNVKYGKKIIRNGLPNIDLLIQLFDGKTAHGVGGCFSPAMGKGPSYLTDNLNALNIDESSGDNEDEENSDQPDLSLSGNESRSPPRLVVQKVSNKMSHKRKSGESCYSIENKRRQASFDSVI, from the exons ATGCTTAAAATTTTGGTTGATGAGAAAAATAAAGGAACTAGCAAGTATAATTGGATTAGCATCGCGAAGGTTTTTAGTGCACAAGTTGGGACTGAAATTAACGAAAAGCAAGCAAGAAACCATTTTTCTGATTCGAAAGAAAAGTTCAAGTCATGGGAAGAATTGCAAAATTTAACCGGCATAGCATACGATCCTAGGACAAAAAAAGTAGATGTCCAAGAGGAGTCTTTGGAGAGATATAAGGCATATCTAGAG CGGAACGTTAAGTATGGTAAGAAAATAATTAGGAATGGGTTGCCAAATATTGATCTCTTGATCCAATTATTTGATGGTAAAACTGCTCATGGTGTGGGTGGTTGCTTTTCTCCGGCAATGGGAAAAGGGCCATCATACTTGACTGATAATTTGAACGCCCTTAATATTGATGAAAGTTCTGGAGATAATGAAGATGAAGAAAACAGTGATCAGCCAGATTTGAGCTTGTCCGGTAACGAGAGTAGATCTCCACCTAGGTTAGTTGTTCAAAAAGTTTCTAATAAGATGTCTCATAAACGAAAAAGTGGGGAATCCTGTTACTCAATTGAAAACAAGCGTAGGCAAGCAAGTTTTGATAGTGTCATATAG
- the LOC141606194 gene encoding uncharacterized protein LOC141606194 yields the protein MGKNQAYKAMQRSRVGSSNGNPDEVEDGMVDGSFHTPEWHAARLANLKTSHTVTWEEFKQKQKEDAVKRGELEADKDRMMKEYRAQLDAERERKLSQGRNHSSSKSKHKKDKDKEKSSKKRSSKKRKHSKRRSSDSSSSSSSSEYSSSDEEERESRRSKSRSKRTRKERKHRSRSKISGSEGEEADGPLPLSRFFGNVKS from the exons ATGGGTAAAAATCAAGCTTACAAAGCTATGCAAAGATCTAGGGTGGGGTCCAGTAATGGTAaccctgatgaggttgaggatgGCATG GTGGATGGTTCATTTCATACACCAGAGTGGCATGCTGCTCGTTTGGCTAACCTGAAAACCTCACACACTGTCACTTGGGAGGAGTTCAAGCAGAAGCAAAAG GAAGATGCAGTGAAAAGAGGTGAATTAGAAGCTGACAAAGACAGGATGATGAAAGAATACAGGGCTCAACTTGATGCAGAAAGAGAACGGAAACTTTCTCAAGGAAGAAACCATTCTAGTAGCAAATCCAAACACAAAAAAG ATAAAGATAAAGAAAAGAGTTCGAAGAAACGTAGTAGCAAAAAAAGAAAG cattcaaagaggcggtcttCAGATTCAAGCTCCTCAAGCTCATCTTCTGAATATTCTAGTAGTGATGAAGAAGAGAGGGAGTCGCGAAGGTCAAAATCTAGATCTAAGAGgacaagaaaggaaagaaaacaTAGGTCTAGGAGCAAAATTTCAGGCAGCGAGGGTGAAGAGGCCGATGGCCCTCTACCACTTTCTAGGTTTTTTGGCAATGTGAAAAGCTAA
- the LOC141606193 gene encoding eukaryotic translation initiation factor 2 subunit gamma-like, with protein MARKGLMEQDLSKLDVAKLHPLSPEVISRQATINIGTIGHVAHGKSTVVKAISGVQTVRFKNELERNITIKLGYANAKIYKCEDERCPRPKSYKAYGSGKEDSPMCDVPGFENCRMKLLRHVSFVDCPGHDILMATMLNGAAIMDGALLLIAANESCPQPQTSEHLAAIEIMRLQHIIILQNKVDLVQENIAINQHEAIEKFVQGTVADSAPVVPISAQLKYNIDVVCEYIVKKIPIPERNFTSPPNMIVIRSFDVNKPGYEVDDIRGGVAGGSILKGVLRVNQNIEVRPGIVVKDESGNIKCTPIYSRIVSLYADQNELQFAVPGGLIGVGTTMDPTLTRADRLVGQVLGDVGSLPDVFVELEVNFFLLRRLLGVRTKGTEKQGKVTKLTKGEILMLNIGSMSTGARVIAVKNDLAKLQLTSPVCTSKGEKIALSRRVEKHWRLIGWGQIQAGTTIDIPPCPI; from the exons ATGGCGCGTAAAGGGCTAATGGAGCAAGACTTGAGCAAATTGGATGTGGCAAAGCTACATCCTCTCTCACCAGAAGTTATTTCTCGTCAAGCAACTATTAATATTG GAACCATTGGTCATGTGGCCCATGGAAAATCAACTGTTGTTAAAGCAATATCTGGTGTACAG ACTGTACGGTTTAAGAACGAGTTGGAGCGTAATATCACCATCAAGCTTGGATATGCTAATGCAAAGATATACAAATGTGAGGATGAACGATGCCCACGACCTAAGTCCTATAA GGCATATGGAAGTGGAAAGGAAGATAGTCCTATGTGTGACGTGCCTGGATTTGAAAACTGCAGGATGAAGCTTCTAAGACACGTGTCTTTTGTCGACTGTCCA GGTCATGATATTCTCATGGCCACCATGCTTAATGGAGCTGCTATTATGGATGGCGCTTTACTTCTCATTGCTGCCAATGAGAGCTGTCCTCAACCCCAAACCTCCGAGCATCTTGCTGCCATTGAAATCATGCGACTTCAGCATATCATCATTCTTCAAAATAAGGTTGATCTAGTTCAAGAAAATATAGCTATCAACCAACATGAAGCAATTGAGAAATTCGTTCAG GGAACTGTTGCTGATTCAGCTCCAGTAGTTCCAATATCTGCACAGTTGAAGTACAACATTGACGTTGTTTGCGAGTATATCGTAAAAAAGATTCCCATTCCTGAGAGGAATTTTACCTCGCCACCAAATATGATTGTGATTCGTTCTTTTGATGTTAACAAACCTGGTTATGAGGTTGATGATATACGTGGTGGTGTTGCTGGAGGAAGTATTCTTAAG GGTGTTCTAAGGGTGAACCAAAATATTGAGGTTCGTCCTGGAATTGTTGTGAAAGATGAATCTGGAAACATTAAGTGCACGCCCATATATTCCAGAATAGTTTCATTGTACGCTGATCAGAACGAGCTACAATTTGCTGTGCCAGGAGGTCTGATTGGGGTTGGAACAACCATGGACCCTACTTTAACCCGTGCTGACCGATTAGTAGGTCAAGTACTTGGCGATGTTGGATCTCTTCCAGATGTTTTCGTTGAGCTAGAG GTGAATTTCTTCTTGCTAAGACGGCTGCTTGGTGTCAGGACTAAGGGGACGGAGAAACAAGGCAAGGTCACAAAATTAACCAAAGGTGAAATTCTTATGTTGAACATTGGTTCCATGTCAACTGGAGCCCGAGTAATTGCCGTCAAAAACGACTTGGCAAAATTGCAACTGACATCTCCAGTTTGCACAAGCAAAGGTGAGAAGATCGCACTCAGCCGTCGTGTTGAGAAGCATTGGCGACTTATTGGGTGGGGCCAAATTCAAGCCGGTACAACAATCGATATACCACCCTGCCCCATTTAA